From the Hevea brasiliensis isolate MT/VB/25A 57/8 chromosome 15, ASM3005281v1, whole genome shotgun sequence genome, one window contains:
- the LOC110673852 gene encoding thaumatin-like protein yields MKLQESSASFSLFLILHSFLSGPAFAHQVTFYVHNKCPFPVWPATAANRGHPVIADGGFYLPSGETQRIVAPWDWNGRIWARTGCNFNSNWQPGCETGDCDGRLACNGLIGTPPVTLVQISLQADKSKPNFYDVSLVDGYNLPVSVTNRQTSPKCTIGGCSKSLKNWCPHELQVLNNNGEVVACKSACLAFNLDSFCCRNDYGSPEKCRPNVYSKIFKEACPSYYSYAFDSPPPLVNCAATEYFVTFCPSSWGGEYKST; encoded by the exons ATGAAGTTGCAAGAGAGCAGtgcttctttctctctcttcttgaTATTACATTCTTTCTTATCTG GGCCTGCATTTGCACATCAAGTTACATTTTATGTGCACAACAAATGCCCATTTCCCGTATGGCCAGCAACAGCAGCCAACAGAGGCCATCCGGTAATCGCAGACGGTGGATTCTACCTACCCTCAGGTGAAACTCAACGCATAGTTGCTCCCTGGGATTGGAACGGCAGAATATGGGCTCGAACAGGCTGCAATTTCAACTCCAATTGGCAACCTGGCTGCGAAACAGGCGACTGCGATGGACGCCTGGCCTGTAATGGGCTAATAGGCACACCTCCAGTCACTCTAGTGCAAATCTCTCTCCAAGCAGACAAAAGCAAGCCAAATTTCTACGACGTGAGCTTGGTTGATGGATACAATCTTCCTGTTTCTGTCACGAATAGGCAAACATCACCTAAATGCACCATCGGTGGTTGCTCTAAAAGCTTGAAAAATTGGTGCCCACATGAGCTTCAAGTCTTGAACAATAATGGCGAAGTTGTGGCTTGCAAAAGTGCTTGCTTGGCTTTCAATCTTGATTCATTTTGTTGCAGGAATGACTATGGAAGCCCTGAGAAGTGCAGACCAAACGTTTACTCAAAGATATTCAAGGAGGCTTGTCCAAGTTACTATAGCTATGCTTTTGATTCACCTCCTCCATTGGTCAATTGTGCAGCCACAGAATACTTCGTAACTTTCTGCCCTTCTTCGTGGGGCGGTGAGTACAAGTCTACATAG